A window of the Lolium perenne isolate Kyuss_39 chromosome 7, Kyuss_2.0, whole genome shotgun sequence genome harbors these coding sequences:
- the LOC139833291 gene encoding uncharacterized protein gives MEERERRHQEEQMQMQQQLRENMQMQQQMLQQMQQQQQMFQQMFMNQTVLTSPPGSSGPSTSCPPMFPHFIPTPDPAVMALLQQAPSQSPLTPGLTVNNTGIIRSLQQFLGGQGGGEGQGSGEGQGSGEG, from the exons atggaagaaagggaacggaggcaccaagaggagcagatgcagatgcagcagcagcTTAGGGAGAACATGCAGATGCAGCAGCAGATGTTGCAGCAGATGCAACAACAGCAGCAGATGTTCCAGCAGATGTTCATGAACCAGACCGTGCTGACTTCACCACCGGGGAGTAGTGGTCCTAGCACGTCGTGTCCTCCTATGTTCCCACATTTT ATCCCCACGCCCGATCCGGCTGTGATGGCGCTCCTCCAGCAAGCGCCAAGTCAGAGCCCGCTGACACCTGGCTTGACCGTCAACAATACGGGCATCATCCGGAGCCTGCAGCAGTTTCTAG gaggacaaggaggtggagaaggacaaggaagtggagaaggacaaggaagTGGCGAAGGTTGA
- the LOC127318117 gene encoding cysteine-rich receptor-like protein kinase 6 — protein sequence MEHHLVLYVAIVAVAAAVLGPCAEGYPWQACSDSSLAPGSNYLANINLIASFLPKNASTSPFLFATTEAGAAPDKVWARALCHGDSNSSSCFSCLTQAFRDLPNVCDDTREATMYYSSCMLHYSNASKDYVPDNTFWYWEYTNVTSNTGQFNSLVAKLLNATADYAAYKSARRFASGEADFDLEFPKLYSWAQCTPDLTPARCRDCLAQLTKLYLPMFADGTGGKALRVTCSFRYQTYSFFDGPALVRLPGSAPLPSTGAPAPAPVPTVVRPSAATTTGGRKYSVPGMILIVLLPTIAAINLVACFFFWRRRQPQAKADQPNPSYLSAAEVTEGIDSMLIGISTLRAATENFAECNKLGEGGFGAVYKGTLPDGKEIAVKRLSKSSRQGVEELKNELASVAKLEHKNLVTLLGVCLEQQERLLVYEFVSNGSLDNILFEAEKSTQLDWVKRYQIINGIAQGLEYLHENTELKVVHRDLKAANILLDMDMNPKISDFGIARIFEQDQTQGITNRVVGTNGYMAPEYVIRGNYSVKSDSFSFGVLVLEIVTGRKNNHKSWEAQDLLTAVWERWTAGTVLDMMDRCLNTSVSKSGVLRCIHVGLLCVQENPADRPLMSSVVVMLGSDTVSLSAPSKPAFYAN from the exons ATGGAACACCACCTCGTCCTATACGTGGCCATCGTCGCCGTTGCCGCCGCCGTGCTCGGCCCCTGCGCCGAGGGGTACCCATGGCAAGCTTGCAGCGACAGCTCCTTGGCCCCAGGAAGCAACTACCTTGCCAACATCAACCTCATCGCTTCTTTCCTCCCGAAGAACGCCTCGACGTCCCCGTTCCTCTTCGCCACTACCGAGGCCGGCGCCGCCCCGGACAAAGTCTGGGCTCGAGCGCTCTGCCACGGCGACTCCAACTCGTCGTCCTGCTTCAGCTGCCTCACCCAGGCCTTCCGCGACCTGCCCAACGTCTGCGACGACACCAGGGAAGCCACCATGTACTACAGCTCCTGCATGCTCCACTACTCCAACGCCTCCAAGGACTACGTGCCGGACAATACGTTCTGGTACTGGGAGTACACGAATGTCACCTCCAACACCGGCCAATTCAACAGTTTGGTGGCCAAGCTTCTGAACGCCACCGCCGACTACGCCGCGTACAAATCGGCGAGGCGGTTCGCGTCCGGGGAGGCCGACTTCGACCTGGAGTTCCCCAAGCTCTACAGCTGGGCGCAGTGCACGCCTGACCTGACGCCGGCGCGGTGCCGGGACTGCCTCGCCCAGCTCACCAAGTTATACTTGCCGATGTTCGCGGACGGTACAGGGGGCAAAGCTCTTCGGGTCACATGCAGCTTCCGCTACCAGACCTACTCCTTCTTTGATGGCCCTGCGTTGGTGCGGCTGCCAGGGTCAGCACCATTACCGAGCACTGGAGCACCAGCGCCAGCGCCAGTCCCCACCGTTGTCAGACCGTCGGCGGCGACAACCACAGGAG GGAGAAAATACAGCGTTCCTGGCATGATTCTTATAGTTCTGCTGCCTACCATAGCTGCTATAAACCTTGTCGCTTGCTTCTTTTTCTGGAGGAGGCGGCAACCACAAGCTAAAGCAGACCAGCCAA ATCCAAGTTATTTAAGTGCGGCAGAGGTCACTGAAGGTATAGACTCGATGTTGATTGGCATTTCAACTTTGCGGGCCGCGACGGAGAATTTCGCAGAGTGCAACAAGCTTGGTGAAGGTGGATTTGGTGCGGTGTACAAG GGTACTCTGCCAGACGGCAAGGAAATAGCAGTCAAAAGGCTCTCAAAGAGCTCGAGACAAGGAGTAGAGGAGCTTAAGAATGAACTCGCTTCTGTTGCAAAGCTTGAGCACAAGAACCTTGTCACACTTCTTGGCGTTTGTTTGGAGCAACAAGAGAGGCTGCTCGTCTACGAGTTCGTTTCTAACGGGAGCCTTGACAACATCCTTTTCG AAGCTGAGAAAAGTACACAACTGGATTGGGTAAAGAGGTACCAGATCATTAACGGAATCGCTCAAGGTCTTGAATATCTCCATGAAAACACTGAGCTCAAAGTTGTCCACCGTGATCTCAAAGCTGCCAACATTTTGCTTGACATGGATATGAACCCAAAGATTTCAGACTTCGGAATCGCAAGAATCTTCGAGCAAGACCAGACCCAGGGTATAACAAACCGTGTCGTCGGCACAAA CGGGTACATGGCACCGGAGTATGTGATACGTGGGAACTACTCTGTGAAATCAGACTCATTCAGCTTCGGCGTCTTGGTCTTGGAGATCGTTACAGGAAGGAAGAACAACCATAAATCCTGGGAAGCTCAAGATCTTTTGACTGCG GTATGGGAGCGTTGGACGGCTGGAACAGTGCTGGACATGATGGACCGGTGCTTGAACACCAGCGTCTCAAAGAGTGGCGTTCTAAGATGCATCCATGTAGGACTTCTGTGCGTTCAAGAAAACCCTGCTGACCGGCCTCTAATGTCGTCGGTGGTGGTGATGCTGGGAAGCGACACCGTATCTCTCTCTGCCCCATCAAAACCGGCGTTCTATGCTAACTAG